CGCGCCAGGACGCCGCCGAGCCGAAGCGGCACGACCTGCTCAACGGGATAGTCCACGTCTTCCTCGACAACAACTTCTCGCTGATCCTGATCGTCGTCTCGGTCCTGATCGGCGTCGCGGCCCTGCTGGTCACGGCACGAGAAGAGGACCCGCAGATCGTCGTGCCGCTGGCCGACGTGCTGGTCAGCATGCCTGGCTTCTCCGCTGAACAGGTCGAGCAACTGGCGGCGACGCCCCTGGAGAAGGTTCTCTATCAGATCGACGGCGTGGAATACGTTTACAGCACGTCCAGGGAGAACCAGGCCGTCATCACGGTCCGGTTCTACGTTGGGCAGGACCGCGAGCGGAGCCTGGTGAAGCTCTTCAAGAAGCTCGACGAGAACCAGGACGTGATTCCAGCCGGCGTTGCAGGGTGGGTCGTCAAGCCGGTCGAGATCGACGACGTGCCGATCGTTACGCTGACGTTGACGGGGGGCGAAGGGGACGGGTACACACTCCGTCGCGTTGGCGAGGAAGTGGTTCAGCGCCTGTCGGCGCTTCCGGGGGTGTCGCGGGCCTACACCGTCGGCGGCGAACCCCGGTCGATCCGGATCGACCTCGACCCGGAACGGCTCCAGGCTTACGCGCTGAGCCCCCTGGAGGTTCAGAAGGCCCTGCAGGGGGCCAACGTCACCCGCCCCGCCGGCGAGTTCACGCGGGACGATGCGGTCGTTCACGTCGACGCCGGCGTGGCGGTGGATCGTCCGGAACGACTCAATGAACTGGTCGTGGGAGTCTTCCAGGATCGGCCGGTCTTCCTCCGAGACGTGGCCGCCGTGCGCGACGGCCCCGCCGAGGCGACTAGCTACGTCCGGCACGGCTGGGGGCCGGCCCGGGGCTTCGAGGCGCCGGAGGGTTTTCCCGGCGAGGTCATCGGCGAGGACGAAGGCTCGCAGGATTCTCACCCGGTCGCAGGGGGCTCGCGGCCGGCGGTCACCCTGGCCGTCGCCAAGCAGAAGGGGACCAACGCGGTCGGCATCGCCGAATCCGTCCTCGAAGCCGCCAGGACGCTACGGGCCGAGGTCATCCCGACGGACATGCAACTGATCGTCACCCGAAACTCGGGCCTGACGGCCGACGAGAAGGTCAACGAGCTGGTCGAGGGCTTGTGGGTGGCGATCGCGATCGTGATCGCCCTGTTGACCCTGAGCCTGGGCTGGCGCGAGGCAGTGATCGTCGCGGTCGCGGTGCCGGTGGTCTTCGGACTGACGCTCGGGGTCAACCTGCTCTTCGGCTACACCATCAACCGAGTGACGCTGTTCGCTCTGATCCTCTCGCTGGGCCTCCTGGTCGACGACCCGATCGTCGACGTGGAGAACATCGCGCGGCACTTCGCGATGCGCGGCCGGGCGACGAAGGACATCGTGCTGGAGGCCGTGGCCGAGATCCGGCCCCCCCTGATCAGCGCCACGCTGGCGGTGATCGTGAGCTTCCTGCCGATGTTCTTCATCACCGGGATGATGGGCCCGTACATGGGCCCCATGGCTCTGAACGTCCCGGTCGCGATGCTGATGTCGATGGTCGTCGCGTTCACGATCACGCCCTGGCTCTCGTACCAGTTGCTTCACAAGAAGCATGGAGCGGACGGAGCGGCGGCCAACGGTCACTCGGACGAGGACGACGTCGAGGCGATTCGGGCGACGCTCCTCTATCGGTTCTTCCGGCCGCTGATGGCCCCGCTGATCAGCTCCCGGCTGGCCGCGCTGACGTTTCTGACGCTGATCGCGCTGTTGACCGCGGCAGCAGCCGGCCTTGCGGCCCTGCGCGTCGTGCCGCTGAAGATGCTCCCCTACGACAACAAGAACGAATTGCTCCTGGTGGTCGACTTCGACGAAGGGACGACGCTCGAACGGGCCGATGCGGCGGTCGTCGACCTGGAGGCCGAGCTGGCCAGGGTCCCCGAGGTCGTCCAGTACGTGAGCTACGTCGGGACCCCCAGTCCGATGGACTTCAACGGCCTGGTGCGGCATTACTACCTGCGGCAGGCCCCGCACAACGCCGAGATCCGGGTGAACCTCGTGGGCAAGAAGCACCGCGAGGCGCAGAGCCACGCGATCGCCCTGCGGCTCCACGACGGCCTGACCGAGCGGGCGGAACGGCACGGCGCGCGGCTGAAGATCGTCGAGCTTCCGCCCGGCCCACCGGTGCTCTCTTCATTGGTGGCGGAGGTCGCCGGCCGACCCGACCAATCGTACGACGATCTCGTGGCGGCGGCCGGCGTCGTCGCCAGGCGGCTGGCCGTCGAGCCGGGAGTCGCCGAAGTGGATGACACGGTCGAGGCGCCGGCGCGGAAGCTGGTGTTCGTGACCGATCAGGAGAAGGCGGCGTTGAACGGGGTGTCGGTCGATGAGATCGCCCGAACGCTCCAGGTCGTCCTCTCCGGAGGCGACGGCGGGACGGTCCGCGTCCCCGGCGAACGGAACCCTCTGCGGATCGAGGTCCGCCTGCCGCGGCCGATCCGCTCCAGCCGGTACGACCTGGCGGTCGTCCGGGTTAAGGGCCGGTCGGGGCATTTCACTCCGCTCTCGGAGCTGGGCCGCTGGGAGGAAACGCGCGTCGATCAGTCGATCTACCACAAGAACCTGGAGCGCGTGGTCTACGTCACCGCCGAGACGCTTGGCAGGACGCCCGCGGAATGCGTCCTCGACGTGACCTTCGACCAGCAGTTGGACGGATCGTCCGCGCCGGACGCGTCGTGGCGGTCTCCGGGGGGATGGGTCGCCGAGGCTTCTCCGCGTCCGCTGGCGGAGCGGACGTTCATCCACAACGGCGGCGGCGTGGGCTGGTCCGTCCCCGAGGGAACCCGCGTCGGATTTCGCGGCGAGGGGGAATGGAAGATCACGATCGACGTCTTCCGCGACCTGGGGATCGCCTTCGGCGCGGCGATGGCGATGATCTACGTGATCCTCGTCATGCAGACCGGATCGTTCCTGATCCCGATCGTCGTGATGCTGGCCATTCCCCTGACGGTTCTCGGCGTGATGCCGGGGTTTTGGCTGCTGAACGCGATGAACGGACAGGTCGTCGGCGGTCACGCAGACCCGGTCTTGTTCACCGCGACGGCCATGATCGGCATGATCGCCCTGGCGGGCATCGTGACCCGAGACGCCATCATCCTGGTCGACTTCATCGGCCAGTCGGTGAAGAAGGGGCGGCCCCTGTTCGACGCGATCATGGAAAGCCGCGTGGTACGGATGCGGCCGATCTTACTAACCGCCGGCGCGGCGATGCTCTCCAGCATCCCCATCACGCTCGACCCGATTTTCTCCGGTTTGGCGTGGTCGTTGATCTTCGGGCTCTTCGCCTCGACGATCTTCACGCTCTTCGTGATTCCCGTGACCTACTGGCTCCTCCACTCGGGCGATTCGGGCCGCGACGCCGCGGATCTCGAACCGGCTGCGTGACCCGCCGACGGCGCGCGACGCGGCGCGTCGTCCGGTGGGAGGGGCGTGGGTGCCTGGCCCGCCGATCAGCCGGTTCCCCGCTTTCCTCGCCAGGTTTTCAGCATCTTCCGATTCGCCTCGACCTGCGACTCGGCCTCGCGGACGATCGAGGTGCAGACCAACTCGCAAAGCTGCTCGATGAGCGGATCGCCCAGCGAGTAGAAGACCTGGAGGCCCTCCTTGCGGCGGAGGACCATGCCGGTCTCAGCCAGGAGCTTCAGGTGTTTCGAGACGTTCGCCTGGTTCTGGCCCGTCTCGGAGACCACCGTCCCCACGCTCTTCTCCCCGGTCGTCAGCGCGCGGAGGATCGACAGCCGGGTCGGATCGGCCAGCATCCGGAATTTCTCGGCGACTCGGACCAGGAACTCGTCGGGGATGGTGGCGGCCATGGGATTCGCTTCTATATCCGATTGGTCGTATAGTAGATTTAGTGCTTTGTGCAATTGTACCTTCGGACGTCGGGGCGTCCAGCGGCGGATTTTGAAGCTGCGGCCCGACGCGATGGACGGATTCTCTCCATGAACACGCCTTCGGGTTCTTCCGTGCGGACCATCACGCCCCAGCGTCTCCACGATCTGTTGCAGGCCGCCGGGGAGATCGAACTGATTGACGTTCGCACTCCCGCGGAATTTCGGTCGGCCCATGCCCCGATCGCGCAGTCCACGCCTCTGGGCTCGTTCGACCCGAAAGCGCTGATTGCGGGCCGGAGACTTCCGGGAGAGCCACTCTACGTCATGTGCCGCAGCGGCGCCCGCTCGTCGAAGGCCTGCGCAGCCCTGGCGGCGGCCGGAACGGGCGTCGACGTGGTGAACGTGGAGGGGGGATTGCTCGCCTGGGAGAAGGCCGGCCTGCCGGTCGAACGGGGTAGGTTCGCCCTCCCCCTGGATCGGCAGGTCCGCATTGTGATCGGCGCTCTGGTGATTCTGGGCGTGACGCTCGGCTACCTGGTCGATCCCTGGTTCAACTGGCTGTCCGGCCTCTGCGGGGCGGGCCTGGTCTTCGCCGGGATCACGGATTTCTGCCCGCTGGCCACGATGATGGCGAAGATGCCCTGGAATCAAGCCCCCGTCGATGCAACAGCGTGCCAACGGCCGTGAGCTTGGGGCAAGCCGGCTGAATTAGTTCATCGGTCCGGGTGCGTGCGCGGGGGAACCTCCTGCGCCTCAGTCTGCGGAGGCAGCCCGCAGCCGCCGCTCATGCAGGTCGGGATCCCCATCCAGGGCAGGATCCAACGGAACAGGGCGATCCACAGAGCGAGGATCGCAAGGGGCAGCAAGGCGTCCAACATGCTTCGCTTCCTTTCGATGCGGCAACCGCGATCGGCGACTCGGCTTTGAGTCGAGGGACTCAGAGCCGAGCCGCCCAGCGCGGGTCATTCTCCGCGCTTGGCTCGTCGCTCCTCCAGTTCGATCGGGAGGACCACCTTCGGGTCGAGCACGAAGGGCTCCTCGCCGGTCACCGACCAGAAGAGTTTCGGTGGGCCGACGGGATAGCTCTTGCCCGTCGCCCAGGTGTGATAGACCTTTCCCCAAAGGGTGCGGACCACGGCCATGGTCTTCTTCTCCTCCTCGCCCGACTGTGTGAGGCTCTTGAGGAGGCCGGCGTCGACCTCGTACTTGTGGTCGTGCCAGTACAACTTCTCCTCGGCGGGCATCTTCTGGTAGACGGCGTCGCTGACGAGATACTCCACGCCGATGAGCCTGGCGTCCGGCCCCGTCCCGTCGTAGAGGACGCACTGATTCAGGTCTTCGTTCACGGGCTTGCAGAAGTGGTAGGCGATCTGAGGAAACTCAGGCAGATCCTTGAGCAGATGGACCCCCGCGAAGGCGAGCGGGCAGTGCATGATCTCCTGGATTGGCGCCTTGGCGCTGGCGGGGACCGCCCCATGGCCCGCTGGGGCCTGGTAAGCCCCGGCGAGCGACGAGGGCGTCGAGTGCGAGACCAGGACTCCGCCGACGAAGCCCACCGAGCAGGCCAAGAGAACCACGACACCCGTCCGGCTGGAAAGCGACGTTCGCATGAAAGAACTCCTGGAAATGAGACGTCGGCGGATCAACCTTACATCGCAGCCCTTTCAAACCCGGCCTCAAGCAGGTCGTCGTACCCCTGACGCATCGGCCTCGCGTCAGTCGATCAATCGGGTTGGGAACAGATCCTCCAACCGATTCTCCAGGCGGTGCGTCCCTTCGCTTACCGCCGAGGGCCGGCCGACGTTGCCGGATTTTGGTCAACAATATGCACGATCAGTTGATTAGTCAGGATTACGCTTTCGTCGGCCGGGGGCCGGAATTAGTTGGCAAGGGGAAAGGCGTTTGCATCGTCCGCCGCTGGATTTTAGAGAACGCCTCGCACAGGGACTGCCGGCCGCGCCCCCCTCGAACAGGCCCATCGGGGAGCCACAGCGGCTTCCATCAGTGGAGTGTGTCGGAGGACAGGTCGACCAGGCCGATGCCGGGCGATGGGTCGAATCGTTGGTCGATGAACTCATAAGTCGTGCAGTGAGAGGAGCGGATTTCCTCCCAGAGGCTGCGTGCTTCGTTGTTCGGGGCCGGATCCGCGATTCCCTGGATGGCGACGAATCGGCTGCAGCTGCGGGCGGCCGACCACTCAGCGCGGGGGTCGCAATCGTTGCGATAGGCGTCGATGAAGGTCAGGTCGACGTGGCCGCCTCTTCCCATGAGTTCGCGGAGGCCGTCGGCGGCTCCGTCGGCGCGGATGAGGTGGGCCGATCGTTCTCGGGAGACGTAGTCGAGGAGGAACGGCGGCAGGCCGCCGCCGACGGCCAGCGAGAAGTCCAGCGGTTGGAAGCGGCGGAGATACTCGACCGTCGTGATGAACGCGCCCCCTTCGCCGACGCCGATCTCGGCGTACGATCGAAGCGGGGGCCGGCTCGACAGCCAGGTCAACATCGCTGCGAACTCCGCGGGCCGTCGACGCACGCCCAGACCTTTGCCCGCGTACGGCAGAAGCTCGATCGGCAGGTCGTCGTCGCCGGGGTCGTCGAGGCCGACGTTCAACAACAGCCGTTCGACGCTCTCGGGGTCTCGTAGTGCGGGAAGCGGCTCGGCTCGGATGAGCTCGACGATCGGTCGGACCCAGGCCACGGGCGGGTCGATGACGTAGCGAGCCAGCGGCCCCATCGGGATAAAGCCGCTGCAATGGATCAGGCAGGGGCGCGTCCCGGTTTCGCGGTTCACCACTCGGCGCCCCTCGAACACCAGGTCGGGATTCTCCTGGTAGACGAGCGAGTCGGAGCGAGACATGTTCTGAAAGACCTCGCTGCGGGAGTCGAGGACGACGTCGCACTCGCCGTTGACGTAAAGGTCGCTCCATGCGGCCTGGTCGCAGTCGAAGATGTGGTGACCGGAATAGCCGCGTTCGAGGGGCTCGCCTCTCTGGGCTCGTTCCTTGGCGCACATTAGGTCCCAGGCCGACAGCCAGGCTCCCCGCGAGGCCATGACGACGCCGGCGTTGAGGTACCGGTAGCTCGTCCCCAGGTCGGGGCTGCGGGGCTTGAACGACGGCATCGGCCAGCAGGCTCGCTCGGCGGAGGCGACGACGCCTCGGCCGAAGGCGAGGTACTTGTGAAAGATCTCGCGGATCGACGCGCAGAAGACGACGTCGCGGAGGTCGACCTGAAGGACGTACCGATACTCGAGGTGCTCGCGCAGATGGTCGGCCACGAGCCGGGTCTTGATCCGATGGCACGGGTACGACTGCCCCTGGCCGAGGAGCGTGACCTCGATCCCGTTGCGGCGGGCGCTCTCCAGCATCCACTCGGCCGACGGCGGCAGCTTCTTGTAAGAGGCGATCGTGGCCACCAGGATCCCATGCTTGCGCTGGAACGTCGTCACAGGCTTCTCCGAGGGGCGTCCAGGGCGTTTTCCCCGTTCACTCAGGCGAATAGAGGGCGATCTGGTTGGGGTTCACAAAGAGTCGGCCGGCGCTACGAAGCTTGCCGGCCTTCAAGTAAGCCGTTCGATGGACGCCCAGGCCGCCTCGGGGCGTCGTGATCGGCGTCATCGATTGGCCCCGCTTCGGCGGCTCCGAGGGACGGGCGGCGAACCACCGAGAAGGACTGGCTTCCTTGAGAACCCAGGGGCCGACGACGGTTTGCTCGGCCGGCCCTCGGATCAGGTCGCACGAGCCGACGAAGTCCCAGTCGTCGTCGCCGAAGGTGTGGGCCAAACCTTCGTAGCTCCAGCCCCCCGCAGCCTCCGCATCAACGACGACGGCGTATTCGAAGTCGGCCGAGGCCGGGATTACATGGCGCTGAAAGCATGCGGCGATATCGCTCGCCTGGGATTCCACGATCCCGACGCGGGGGTTCGAGGCCCGCCAGTCGTCGAGGAATTCGCGGGTCGCGTCGGTCGATCCTTGATCGAGCGCCGTGATCCGATAGTCCTCGAACAGGCTCCCTAGCCGTTCCGCGCGAGCGGCCAACCGGGGGAGCAGTCGGCGGGCGTCACGGCAGTTCGCGATGACGGCGACGGACGATCTTCGCATGCGCTCCCACCCCCGCTCGACTCGTCGTAGATAGTCGTCGCTGTCGGCGGGGTCGCAGGGGAAGGCCTCTTCCGGGAAGCGGGCGAGGTCTTCTTCCAGGGCGAAGGCCTCGTCGACGCCGCCGGTGAACCAGGGGGCGCGGCGGTCGGAGGTGAGAGCGGCCTCGTCCCAGATCGCGCTGACGTCGCCGACGTGCTGCACGAGACTGGGCGTCGTGTGCCAGCAGTCGATCGAGCGGCGGGCGAGCCAGATGTTGAGGACGTCCGGGATCGGAGTGTGGTGGTCGGCCGACGAGTCGAGGACGGCTCGAACGACCGTCGGATCGGCGACCAGCGCGCGGGCCAGATCGGGGGGGAACAACAGTGCTTGCGCGCTGAGCCGGTTGGGATCGACGTTCAGCCGCCATCCCCACGTCGCCTCAGGCCCGATGTGGAAGAGCGAGACCAGCCCCGGCCGATCGCCCGGCCAGAGGACGCGTTCCAGGTAGTCGCGGAGCGGTTCGTGATCGTGGAGCGCGACGTCGTCCTGGATCATCAGGTAGGCGTCGGCCTCGGGACGCTGGACGATCAACTCGGTCAATGACAGGAACCACGCGGGCCAGGCGCCGACGGCCTCCTCACGCCAGGAGGTCGGCAGATGGGCGTGGCGAGCGGGGATGCGGACGGTCCCGTCGAGGAACAGGCGGGGGGCGTCCCAGCCGGCCCGGACGATTCCGTCGAGGCAGCCGTCGAGCGTCGGCCGGCGCCTCGGCGCGGTGGTGACGCCGACGGCCCAGTTGCGGACCGGTCGGCCGTGCCGCCGCGGAGGAGGAGGGACCAATTCGTCGAGCGACCGTCGGGGGGAGATCGGGCGACGTCGGGTCCAGTCGCGGCAAGCCTGGCATCGCGAGGCCGAGGCCAGGTCATGATCGGGGTGTTCGCAGCGGTGGATCGGGCCTTCGTCGTCCGCCAGGTCGACAGGCCCGCCGCGCCAGGCGCAGGGGAGGACGTCCCGGGCGGGGGTGAGTCTGTACGCTTCGGGCGTCTGAACGGTCAGCGCCGACTCGGCCGTCGCCAGGGCGAGGGCGGCGTCGGGGTCGTCTCCCAGCGTCAGGACGCGCAGGGCGGCTCCGTGCAGGAGGCCGGCGACGACCGGGTTGAGCGTCCGTCGCGTCGGCGGGAACGAACGACAGCACGCCTCGCACGCGTCGTCGTCGACGACGACCGGGCCCGCGGCCGCCCGACCCATCAGCGACGTCGCCAGTCCGCACTCGGCCTGGGCGTGCGCGCCGGAGGGCCGTCGCCAGCGACACGTTTCCACGGTCGGCAGGACGAGCTTGGAGTTGAGTGACGACATCGGCGCGGAACCGGACGAGGTTCACGAGGAGCACGGACGGACTGCGAGAGTCGCCCGTGCGGACGAGCCGGGACCGATCGAAGGCGTTGGATCAGGACGACCGACGGACCACGACCCAGGTCTTGACCACTTCCCCGCCGAAGGCGCCCGAGTACGACGGCGCCGGGCCGGGGTCGACGTCTTTCGGGACGTCGGACGAGATCATCTCCCAACGGCTCTCGCGCCATTCCCAGACGGTGGAATACCGTGTGGGGCCCTTGGCTCCTGGAACGTGAGGGTTGATGTGTCCCATGATTCCGAACCGCCTCTCTGGCGACGTCCGGAGATCGACGGCGATCCACAACAGGACCGCCAGGATTGCATAGATGCCAGCGACTCCGAAGAGCAGAAGGAAATTCACGCCTGATACCCTCCCGTGTTATTGGCCCGCTGGAATGGTGCGGACGATCCGGAAACCCGTGAAGCTGTAATGGAAGCCGTCAGAGTGATAGCTGCGAAATGAACCAACCGTTTTGGCGGGCCAATTGTAACACCCGCCCCGTGATACTAATGGGCTGCCATCCACCCGTTGTTCGTGTTCGCGAATCGCGCCGGTGATGCCTCGAGGATCCTCGTGGCACCACTCGGTCGTGTTTCCGAGGAGGTCGAACAGACCGAGGGTGTTCGGCCGCAACTTTCCGATCGGGTGGATGATTCCGCCGGAGTTGGCTAAGTACCAGGCGAACTCGGGAAGCTGTTGTTCGTCCCAGCCGGTGAACCAGGGTGTTCCGGCCTTGCCGAGTCCCTGTTCCCACTCCGCCTCGATGGCCAGGCGATAACCATGCCGTCGGAGTCGATCCGGAGTGAGGATCGCATGTTCCTCCTTGATCTCATCGATGTCGGGGTAGCACATCTGATCCTTGGGGATCTCTTCCTTTTCGCTAAGCCAGCGGCAGTACTGCATCGCGTCGATAAAGGTGATGCTGAAAGCCGGGAGCGAGTTGTCGGTGTCCGCTCTGGGCAGGCCGTCATTGGTCGGCGCGGGCTCGCGGAAGCTCCGGAATTGACCGAGGCTCACTTCGTGGGCGCTGATCGCGAAGCGGCCTCCCCCGGGGCCGTTCAGGATGACCATCGTATGCCCATGTGGGGTGGTCCACCAGTCGCGCCCCGCGAGTTCCTTAGTCGTGGGAGGCGTCGGACGGCCAGGCGGCTCCGGCGGGGTGGGGAGATCCACGCCCCACCGGTCCAACAGCCAGCGGGCCGCGGAGCGTTCCGACTGGTTGAGGGCGTCGAGGGCCGAACTTCGCAAGTGTTCCACGAACGAGGCGCGGACCCCGGCAGGCCATTCGCGAGCCTGGTAGGGCTCGAGGGCCAGCAGCAGGGCCTGACGCGCCGTCGGCTCGCTCCAGCGGCCGAGGAGATCGAAGAGGGGTTCGGGCGGTACGCCCAGATCCCGGATCTCCAGGATCACTTTCGTCCGAACGGTCGGATCGACCGAGTCGGCGAGGAACGCCTGGAGGTCGTCGCTGCGGCCGAGTTGGATGAGGGCCGCGACGGCGTTTCGGCCTCGCACGGCCAACTCGCGGCGGTTGCCTTCGTGGGCGGTCTGCCAGTCGACGAGCGCCTTCCTCGCCGCCGCGACGACGTCGTCACGGTGGTTGCCGGCGGCGGAGAAGAGGATGACGAACTCGGGAGCGTCCGCGCGCAGCAGCAACTCGGAGAACAGCTTGGCGTCCGCGAGTCGAGACAGCACGCGGGCCGCGTTCACGCGAGCGGCGGACGTGGCCGAGGGGTCGAGGTACAGGCTCTGGAGCAGTGGCGTCAACCGGTCGGTCGCGGGACGGAGCAGATTGGCCCAGGCGTCGAGGTTGAGCGTCTGGGCGGTCAGCAGGGTCTCGACGATCGGCGGCGCCAGGCCTTGCCAGCGGTCGCCCTCCGAGTCGAAGGCGGCCAGCAGCGCCGCAATTCGGAGCTGCGCCAGAGGCTCGGCGGGCTTCTGTTCGGCCTGCCGCCAGAGCGAGCC
The sequence above is a segment of the Paludisphaera rhizosphaerae genome. Coding sequences within it:
- a CDS encoding glycosyltransferase domain-containing protein; its protein translation is MTTFQRKHGILVATIASYKKLPPSAEWMLESARRNGIEVTLLGQGQSYPCHRIKTRLVADHLREHLEYRYVLQVDLRDVVFCASIREIFHKYLAFGRGVVASAERACWPMPSFKPRSPDLGTSYRYLNAGVVMASRGAWLSAWDLMCAKERAQRGEPLERGYSGHHIFDCDQAAWSDLYVNGECDVVLDSRSEVFQNMSRSDSLVYQENPDLVFEGRRVVNRETGTRPCLIHCSGFIPMGPLARYVIDPPVAWVRPIVELIRAEPLPALRDPESVERLLLNVGLDDPGDDDLPIELLPYAGKGLGVRRRPAEFAAMLTWLSSRPPLRSYAEIGVGEGGAFITTVEYLRRFQPLDFSLAVGGGLPPFLLDYVSRERSAHLIRADGAADGLRELMGRGGHVDLTFIDAYRNDCDPRAEWSAARSCSRFVAIQGIADPAPNNEARSLWEEIRSSHCTTYEFIDQRFDPSPGIGLVDLSSDTLH
- a CDS encoding rhodanese-like domain-containing protein; the encoded protein is MNTPSGSSVRTITPQRLHDLLQAAGEIELIDVRTPAEFRSAHAPIAQSTPLGSFDPKALIAGRRLPGEPLYVMCRSGARSSKACAALAAAGTGVDVVNVEGGLLAWEKAGLPVERGRFALPLDRQVRIVIGALVILGVTLGYLVDPWFNWLSGLCGAGLVFAGITDFCPLATMMAKMPWNQAPVDATACQRP
- a CDS encoding ArsR/SmtB family transcription factor; the protein is MAATIPDEFLVRVAEKFRMLADPTRLSILRALTTGEKSVGTVVSETGQNQANVSKHLKLLAETGMVLRRKEGLQVFYSLGDPLIEQLCELVCTSIVREAESQVEANRKMLKTWRGKRGTG
- a CDS encoding DUF1264 domain-containing protein — encoded protein: MRTSLSSRTGVVVLLACSVGFVGGVLVSHSTPSSLAGAYQAPAGHGAVPASAKAPIQEIMHCPLAFAGVHLLKDLPEFPQIAYHFCKPVNEDLNQCVLYDGTGPDARLIGVEYLVSDAVYQKMPAEEKLYWHDHKYEVDAGLLKSLTQSGEEEKKTMAVVRTLWGKVYHTWATGKSYPVGPPKLFWSVTGEEPFVLDPKVVLPIELEERRAKRGE
- a CDS encoding glycosyltransferase family protein translates to MSSLNSKLVLPTVETCRWRRPSGAHAQAECGLATSLMGRAAAGPVVVDDDACEACCRSFPPTRRTLNPVVAGLLHGAALRVLTLGDDPDAALALATAESALTVQTPEAYRLTPARDVLPCAWRGGPVDLADDEGPIHRCEHPDHDLASASRCQACRDWTRRRPISPRRSLDELVPPPPRRHGRPVRNWAVGVTTAPRRRPTLDGCLDGIVRAGWDAPRLFLDGTVRIPARHAHLPTSWREEAVGAWPAWFLSLTELIVQRPEADAYLMIQDDVALHDHEPLRDYLERVLWPGDRPGLVSLFHIGPEATWGWRLNVDPNRLSAQALLFPPDLARALVADPTVVRAVLDSSADHHTPIPDVLNIWLARRSIDCWHTTPSLVQHVGDVSAIWDEAALTSDRRAPWFTGGVDEAFALEEDLARFPEEAFPCDPADSDDYLRRVERGWERMRRSSVAVIANCRDARRLLPRLAARAERLGSLFEDYRITALDQGSTDATREFLDDWRASNPRVGIVESQASDIAACFQRHVIPASADFEYAVVVDAEAAGGWSYEGLAHTFGDDDWDFVGSCDLIRGPAEQTVVGPWVLKEASPSRWFAARPSEPPKRGQSMTPITTPRGGLGVHRTAYLKAGKLRSAGRLFVNPNQIALYSPE
- a CDS encoding efflux RND transporter permease subunit; translated protein: MSRGDSDEARQDAAEPKRHDLLNGIVHVFLDNNFSLILIVVSVLIGVAALLVTAREEDPQIVVPLADVLVSMPGFSAEQVEQLAATPLEKVLYQIDGVEYVYSTSRENQAVITVRFYVGQDRERSLVKLFKKLDENQDVIPAGVAGWVVKPVEIDDVPIVTLTLTGGEGDGYTLRRVGEEVVQRLSALPGVSRAYTVGGEPRSIRIDLDPERLQAYALSPLEVQKALQGANVTRPAGEFTRDDAVVHVDAGVAVDRPERLNELVVGVFQDRPVFLRDVAAVRDGPAEATSYVRHGWGPARGFEAPEGFPGEVIGEDEGSQDSHPVAGGSRPAVTLAVAKQKGTNAVGIAESVLEAARTLRAEVIPTDMQLIVTRNSGLTADEKVNELVEGLWVAIAIVIALLTLSLGWREAVIVAVAVPVVFGLTLGVNLLFGYTINRVTLFALILSLGLLVDDPIVDVENIARHFAMRGRATKDIVLEAVAEIRPPLISATLAVIVSFLPMFFITGMMGPYMGPMALNVPVAMLMSMVVAFTITPWLSYQLLHKKHGADGAAANGHSDEDDVEAIRATLLYRFFRPLMAPLISSRLAALTFLTLIALLTAAAAGLAALRVVPLKMLPYDNKNELLLVVDFDEGTTLERADAAVVDLEAELARVPEVVQYVSYVGTPSPMDFNGLVRHYYLRQAPHNAEIRVNLVGKKHREAQSHAIALRLHDGLTERAERHGARLKIVELPPGPPVLSSLVAEVAGRPDQSYDDLVAAAGVVARRLAVEPGVAEVDDTVEAPARKLVFVTDQEKAALNGVSVDEIARTLQVVLSGGDGGTVRVPGERNPLRIEVRLPRPIRSSRYDLAVVRVKGRSGHFTPLSELGRWEETRVDQSIYHKNLERVVYVTAETLGRTPAECVLDVTFDQQLDGSSAPDASWRSPGGWVAEASPRPLAERTFIHNGGGVGWSVPEGTRVGFRGEGEWKITIDVFRDLGIAFGAAMAMIYVILVMQTGSFLIPIVVMLAIPLTVLGVMPGFWLLNAMNGQVVGGHADPVLFTATAMIGMIALAGIVTRDAIILVDFIGQSVKKGRPLFDAIMESRVVRMRPILLTAGAAMLSSIPITLDPIFSGLAWSLIFGLFASTIFTLFVIPVTYWLLHSGDSGRDAADLEPAA